The Pongo abelii isolate AG06213 chromosome 3, NHGRI_mPonAbe1-v2.0_pri, whole genome shotgun sequence DNA window GTCCTAGGGATTGATTATTCCACATGTGCCTCTATCTTCTCTTTCCCAGATATTGAAATTACAGTCAGGTGGAATCTCACACCTTGCCCAAATTGTATGTGGTGTGAGGCTCTTCAAAGCTTCCAAGACAccctccttttcctctccccCTATCAGCGGAACAGATACAACTGGAGCAACCTGCATTATTCTAGAACCATAGAGATGatatttctgtttgcttttctaCTCATTAGGAAGCTCTGAGAGGAGGCATAAGAAATGAATCACAGTGGGTGAGGAAACTGGAGAGACTTTAGTGGGTGAGGAAACTGGAGAGACTTTTCACATGTACATTTTGGGTATTTTTAAACCATGAGAATTACTGCCTGTTCATGAAAAATTAACCTGATTAGAATATATATGAGAGAGTTGATGctaaatatattcacacataaTACCACATATTGAGGAGGAGGATGTTACGTACTGAAGATATGGGATTGAAAAACATGCAAtaactttctgttttgttcaatGGGTCATAAGTTGAAAATCAGACTAGAAAATATTTGTTCACAGAAGTACAAAATCCTAGGTGAGGCAAAATGCACACTATTcctctcctccctcatcttcccaaaTGGGGAGACTTGTCAGTTTAAAGCCATTTGCTCCTCCAGTTAAGTTCTAGGATCATAGACTTGGAGGACTGGCTGAGCCCTCAGTCCTGAGTGGAAAGGCTAAGCTAGCATACAATTGAAAAGAAAGATTGACGTTGTCTAATAGATGTTTGAAAatggactttttgttgttgttgttgttactaagAGGACAAGATCTTTCCCTAGAAATGGCTGCCTCTCAGAGCACTCCTGTTCACATACATCCTATTATACTTTAGCAGCCTGAGCAGTTTGCTCCCTTCCCAAGGCTTTACCTAGGTGTAAAAGTTCTTGTTACTCATGAACtttaagtttaaataaaaaaGGGGGGAGTAATGATGTAAACTCCTTTCATGATGTAAACTCAGAAACAAAGGGATCAACTAAGCAGGGTGTGGAACAATCGACCCCTTCTACCCATAGGTCATTAAATGGCTGCTGGATGCCAAAAAGATTTTAAGCTAGAACTGTTTTCCTTTTCAAgaaatatgcaaataaacaaataaattctaCCAAAGGATAGAGCTCTTCAGctcattcttttgtttatttctcctgcAGCTTTTCCTGTTGCATAGTCCCAGCTAATAAACAACTTAAGCCACTCTTACAGCAAAGGTCAAATTGCAAAATAAGAGACTTAACTGTCTTGTTTAAAGGTATGCTATATATAAAATCACAAGGCAATAATATCTATTCTATCCTTTTGTGGCAATAAACAGACCCTCCCCAAAACACAAGATCAGATGGCCTTTTCCCACAAAGCCAGGTGGTTAACAATAGGATTTCCAAAGGGCACTCATTTATGTTGGAAACTGATAGGCATTTCACATAGTGACCAGGAGAAAGAATGGGTCAATGTTTGTAATACCCAAAAAGGTGGCAACTGGGGGAAACGGTGGGGCAGGAAggaaatggaagggagttgaaAGCATCCTTGGTTTCCCCAGCTGTTTGCAGAAGTTGGAACATATGGTGCCAGGATTTTTCCAAGATGACAAGGGatagaaagtaaaattattccCCCACCAGCCCCCCGCCCACCAAAGAATGCCTTCCAACAAATAAAGATGTATTCTCAGTTTGGAGACTTTTCTCCTTCCACAGGAAATGAGCAGAGGTCACTTAGAACCAATTCTCATCGTTTAGTAAAAATAACAGGGTGATAATAGAAGCAACAAAAGGAGTCAAGGTGTTTGTGCTAAAAAAAACTTCAAGTTCGGGCCTGGCCTGGAGTGGAAATATCCAAATGGGTTCTTCATATTTCAAGTTTTATAGACAGTCTTTTCCCTAAAGGATATACTTTCATTAGGTCATAAATGCACCAACAgatgaaggagggaaagaggggtgtgtgtgtgtgtgtgtgtgcgtgtgtgtgtgtgtgtgtgtgtttgcatgtggcCAGAATGGCAGGTCAGGCTGTGGGGGGAGGTGCTGGGGCTGTGTGTCACCCACCTGTGCAGGCAGCAGCCAGGGACCACGACTTCAGGTGGCCCTCTGTGCCTAGGCTTCTCCTTGGTTATCTTAGTTCTCAGGTTTCCCATGGGTTCCACTGAGGCTCCTAATTACTCCAAATCCAGGAATTTACTTGCCTAAAGGCCACAAGAAGTGGGGTGGGGACGTATCTTTTTCAGAGAGTTTGTTAAAAATTTAACTCAGAGAAGTGTATTAGTTGGGGCCTCAGTGCCTGAACTTGGGTAGGAGAAAAATGGGTTGTTTGGCGACTTTCATTTCTCGCTGGACCCCAATTCCCCAGATTGGAGAGGTTCACCTCCTTCAAAACCCAAGGGGCCCAACTGGGTGCCCCTCGGGGGCCAATGCTCTTCATCTTCCCACTCCCTGCTCCATGCAAGAGAGGACTTTGCAGACAGAACCGTCCTGACCCGATAGCCACGTAGGCTTCCTTCCGAGCGCTTCCCAAAGTGAGTCTGGGTTTTGCTACCAGTATCAATTAGCCGCTTCTGGCGAGTCCCAGAGAATGTTTAACTCTACAGCTCTGATTCACACTTACAGGTTGGTAGCAgtttaaaattattgtaaaacACCACCCGgataatatatttactttttgtctAGGCCAGATTAGCAAGACACGCGCACATACTCTACGTTAAATCACACCCTGAAatgcagagaaaatatttcaataggCATCTGCAGGCGGCAGAGAAGAACTGGAGCAATgattattttcctccttttttgatTTTCTGCTTCTAAAGAAAGCACTGGTATCAAGGACGAGTTAGGTAATGCGTATTAAAAGGCAAGCAGGTCGCTCTCGTTTACGCCCAATCATAGTTCATAGTTCAAGGAAAACTGCCTTTAATTGACACCGTGTATATTCCTCTGCTCCTCTCAGGCTGCCCTGGCAGGGACGCCCCAGGAATATTTATTTCTAGGATTGGAAACAAAACAACCAACCCCGTCTACTGCGTAAGAGAGCGTTCCAAGATGGACTGCCGGAGAAAGGCTTTTTGACCCCTGTGGAAATTAGTCATATTGACAGACGCCCAGGGAAGGTAAATTACCCCGCGCGCTGACGTTACGCAGAGGCGCACCGGGTTCCGACTCCACAGCGGCGCCGAGGGGGCCAGAGGCTCCCAGTTCTTCCCCCCATATTTCGACGAAGCCCCACATTGCTTCTCTGGGTCTGGGATCTCAATGTGAAGGGGGCCGAGAGAGCGGTGATAAGGTGCTAGAAAGGAAACggcaagagaaaaccaaaaaagtGGAGATAAATTCTGTGCGCCGTAGTGCTTAGCAAGCTGGGCAAACGAGACGAAAACGAGCAAAGTctgcaggggagggagagagggaggaggcagggaaggagaggacCACGCGGCTCCCGGCGCCCAAGCCGCCACTTGGGAGGTCCCGGCCCCAACGCAGGCCGGGCCAACCGTCCCCCCGGGAGGCTCGGGGCTCGGGCGGGGTCACAATTACACCTCGGCTCCAGGCGAGGACTTAAAAACCAAGTGGCGGGGACTGCTGTCTGGAAGCAAGGCCCTGCGGTCATCAGAGGGGGGCCAGGCCCGTGCACAGGAACCTTTTACAAGGCATGTgggtacaagaaaaaaaatcaaaataaaccaCTTTCATCCAGCATGGGCAGTGAAAAGAAAAACTGCCT harbors:
- the LOC103890548 gene encoding uncharacterized protein LOC103890548, yielding MQQGLSRVWNGEKGDCGSPDCGPRPKAGLRPFQAPYHRSLGPLHIEIPDPEKQCGASSKYGGKNWEPLAPSAPLWSRNPVRLCVTSARGVIYLPWASVNMTNFHRGQKAFLRQSILERSLTQ